Below is a genomic region from bacterium.
GTGATAACCTCTTCCGCAGCTGGGGTATCCGGCAGCTTGATGTTTCTAACCAATTCATCGAAGCTCGGCAAATCGGCGATAGAGGTAATGCCTAACTGCTGCAAGAATTCTGTAGTGATCTGGTAAAGTGAGCTGCGGCTATCCTGAGGGTTTGGTATTTTTTCTATTAACCCGCGCATGAGCAATGCACGGATGCTGTACTGCGAATTCACGCCGCGGATAGATTCAATCTCTGCTTTAGAAATCGGCTGGCGGTAGGCGATAATGGCTAATACTTCTACAGTCGCGTCTGTTAAAGATTCACGAAGGTCGCTGTTTAGAAAACCGCGGACTAAATCGCTATTGTCGCTATTGGTTGCTAGCTGATATTCATTGCCGGTATCTAACAATACAACCCCGGAATTAGCTCTTAATTGAGCCAATTCTTGCAAGGATTGAGCAATAGCTTCCGGTTCTGCGCCGGTAAACTTAGCAATGGCTTTTACAGTTAAAGGTTTGTTGGATACAAACAATAAGCTTTCGATTTGGGATGTTAAACTATTCATCTTTATTATTTTACCATTATTTATTTGTTATCGTCCTCATAATCACTGGCATCCCAGCCTTCGCTGTCGTCGTCTTCGTCGTCATTGTCATCCTCTTCTGCTTCTTCGGCGTCTGCTTCTTCTTCGTCTGGGACTTCCTCTATAACCGCTACCGATGGAGTGTATTTGGTAATGGTTACATCTGTAAATAGTTCATCCTGGTTTACGCTAAAGATGCGCTGTTTAATAAGCTCGAGTAAGGCAAGGAAAGTAATAATCACTTCGTCTTTGTTTTTGATTCCGCCAGCAGCTGACTCAGTTTGGTTTCGATATTGCCGCCAACCTGTTTTGCAGATGGGAAATTTTTCCTGAATGGAAATTGCTTCGCGGATTTTGGCTTTTGGGAGGTTGTCCAATTCCTTGCTGCTGCAAGACATTCAAAATGGAATCGTGCAAAGTGTGCGCAGTAACTTCCGGGTCCGGCCAGAAATTGATGCGTTCAGAAAATACCAGCGAACGAGTGTAGCTCTGCTGCTTGTTATTATTCAGCTGCTTAAGATGCTTGGCTACTTCCTTGAACTGTTTGTACAATATCAGCTTGGCAGTTAAATCTTCTTCCGGTTCCAGCTCGTCATCTGTTTCAACTTCCAAAGAAGGCAAAATCGCCTTTGATTTAATCACCAACAGACGCGCTGCAATATTCAAGTAATCAGCTAAGCTGGTGGCATCAATCTGTTCCAGCTGCTTTACGTAGCTTAAAAACTGCTCTGTGACTTCGGCCAGAGCAATTTGGGTAATGTCGAGCTTTTGTTCTTCTATTAATGACAGTAAGAGATCGAGAGGCCCTTCAAATTGTTGAACTTTTATTTGGGTCAACTAACTTTTATTTCTTAGGCAAATCTAATTTTATGTGAAGATCTTTGAGCTGCTTTTCGTCTACGCCGCTTGGCGCGTTCATTAGCAAGTCGATAGCAGAGCCATTCTTAGGGAAGGCCATTACTTCGCGAATGTTTGGTTCATCTTCCAAGATCATGAACAAACGGTCTAAGCCAAAGGCGCAGCCGCCGTGCGGAGGAGCTCGAATTTAAAGGCATTGATCATCGCGCCGAATTTAGCGTCGACATCTTCTTTAGAAATGCCAACAATGCCAAAAGCTTTGTACATGACTTCCGGATTAAAGTTGCGGATAGCGCCGCTGCAGATTTCATAGCCATTAGCCACCATGTCGTATTGGTCGGCCTTAATATCGAGCGAATCGCTGTTTTCGAAAGCAGTTAAGCCGCCTACAGGCATAGAGAATGGATTATGCGAGAAGTCTACGCGCTTTTCTTTTTCGTCGTATTCATACAGAGGAAAGTCCACAATCCAGGCTAAAGCAACTTTGTTCGGATCCTTGAGCTCAAACCAGTCGCCCAATGTAGAGCGCAAGTTTCCCAGCACTTTGTTTACAATTTTGCGTTCGTCAGCGCCAAAGAAAATAATGTCGCCGGTCTTAGCGCCGGTTTTGTCTATAATTGTTTTTAGTTCGTCTTCGGACAGGAACTTGATGATCGGGGATTTAGGTCCGTCCTCGGCCATTTGAATGTACGCTAATCCGCCAGCACCGTCGCGCTTGGCACGTTCGGTGAGGTCGTCAATCTGGCTGCGGGTCAGCTTGGCGCCGCCAGAACCCACGATAGCTTTAACTACCCCATGGTTTTTTAGAGCGCCGGCAAAGACAGCGAATTCGGTATCTTTGAGGTCAAAGCTTAAGTCCGTCATTTCCATACCGAAACGCAGGTCAGGCTTGTCGCTGCCGTATTTTTCCATAGCGTCGTTATAAGCGATGCGCGGCACATCTTCTGCAACTAATTGCTTACCGGCAAAGTCGCGCACCAGAGATACGATCAGCGGTTCCATGGTCTGCAGAACGTCTTCACCCTTTTCTACAAAAGACATTTCTACGTCTAATTGATAGAACTCGCCCGGATGGCGATCTGCGCGCGGGTCTTCATCCCTAAAACAAGGAGCGATTTGAAAATAGCGCGGCAAGCCTCCTACCATTAAGAGCTGCTTGAATTGCTGCGGAGCCTGAGGCAATGCATAAAATTGGCCTGGATGCAGGCGAGAGGGTACTAAGTAGTCGCGGGCGCCTTCTGGGCTGCTCGAAGTTAAAATTGGCGTAGTGACTTCGGTAAAATCATTTGCATGCATGTACTCGCGGATCTTTACATTAAACTGATCGCGGCGCTTAAGGCGGTCCTGCATTTTTGGCCTGCGCAAATCCAAGAAGCGGTACTTTAGGCGAATTTCTTCGTTTACTTCTTCGGTGCCGTGAGAAACAGGAAATGGTAATACTTCGCTCTTGTTAAGTATTTCGATGTTAGTAACTTCGATCTCGATGCTGCCTGTTGGGATGTTGTTATTTACCAAAGCAGCTCTGCGCTTTAACACTTTTCCAGTGGCGCGGATGACGAACTCATCGCGGATGGTTTCGGCGATTTTAAAAGCGTCGACTTGTTCGGGATGAATAGTTAACTGAACTAATCCGGTGTGATCCCGGAGGTCTATAAAAATCAGACCGCCGTGGTCTCGGCTGTTGTTGACCCAGCCGGCTAAAGTGATTTCTTGTCCGACAAAATCTAAAGATTGAGAAGCTAAAGTTCTTTGCATATGGGTTAATTATATCTAAATTTAGGCATTATTCCAAGCTTGCTGGCTAAATTTAAAGTAAGGTTCTATGAAAAATTAGAATGAAAAAAGAGGTTAACGCGATTGTTAACCTCTTCACTAGAATGTCGCAAATTGCGACGGTATTATTGCATGGCGGAGCTTATCCGCCATAGTCCTCCATAGGGACGCTGATATTCCCGCAGTGGGCCGTGTTCGCATCAAGTAATTGAAGTCATTTCGATTGGGATATTTCTACCCCGCACAATATGTTTCTCAGACTCGACGAGAACACGAGCGCTTCGCGGAATAGCTTTGAGTTTTGGCTCAAAGCGGTCAGACTGTTTACTCTTTGACTAGAGTATAGTTCGAACCATCGTGGGTTCTTACATTATTGTTCAACAACCTGAGTTGTCTTTAAGTTTCTATTTGTTTCCGGTAACACCTGGGTGCTACCTTGTTTCTTAGGCCCTTCGCTTGATCTTGTCAGAGATCCATCTGTTCGTTTCCGAACTGACTTCTTGGGCTGACTTTTTAGGGTCAAAACTTTACAATAAAATGTCTGATTGTGTACTCAAATCGTTTTTCGGTTGTCGGTTTTGATAACTTGCGCTATCTCTACTTTGTGACCTAAGTAGACGGTTTGAGTGTGACGTTTTCTCATCCGAAGATGAAGTGAACGTGGAGTAATACTACACCCATATTAAAAATCTGTCAAATCAATTTTTAAGAAAGTTTTCCACACCTGTGGAAAAGTCATAAATATGGCTTTAAAATGGGGGAGTAAATTAATACTCGTCATAAAATAGCCATAAAGATTAAACAAAAGAAAAGAGCCCGCAACAGAAGTGCGAGCTCGTAACTAAGAAGAAAAGAAATATGATTGCGGGCCGCAGCGAAGTATCTCGCCGCGGACACCCTTTTTTAATCTAAAAGGTTCTTTCTATAAGCCGGTCCGCTGTGCAGTTAATTCTTCTTTTTAGAAGAACTAGAGCTACGCCGATCGCGGAAACGCTAAGGAGCCCGGTGCCCCGATCTCATTGTTGGCCCGACGGCCTACAGATGAGGCCAAAGGCCATGAACGGAAAGGAGCGAACGAATCATTTTCTTGTTTTCCCCCAAACGAGTTTTGAAAACGGAGGGAAGGGGCGACGGCGGAAACGCCGTCTTTGCCCCATCCCTATCAGCCTAGGCAGTGCCTATGCCAATACCGGCGGTGTGCGATCGGCACGGCGCGTAGTTGGAGAGGAAACCCCACTCGCGGCGTAAAAGCCGATAGCTGCACTTCGGATCGTGCCGGTAATTTCGAACCAGGTTTTTACAGATTTTTCTTCCCAGCTAACAAGTGGGTTGTTAAATCTGCTCCCGCGACTGGTTCGAGGTAAAAGAGCCGTTATCCGGGCCAATCGGGGAAATCCTCGATAGGCCTTGGGCTCCGCGGGTATATTGTCGGCTGTATCCGATGGTGGGCGCGCCCCACGCATCGTTTGCGCGCGTCGTGCCGACCTTCGTACAAGCTCTCAGCGGCCGAGTATGCCAGGAGACTGAACTTCTGTGTGCCAATCATCACCGTCTGAGCTTCATGCCCTGGGTTGTATTGGTTTATGAATAAAGCAGCTTCTTATCACCGCCACGGGCAAATAATACCCATCACAGATTCAGTGACGAAATAATATCATATTAAGTAGATATTGTCAAGGCAGGTCGAAGCGGAAGGATTAAAAATGGCTTATTTAAGACATAAATTTTACTGAATTTTAAAGTTTGATATACTTAGATAGCAGAAATTAACCGAATATCAAGAAATAAAAAGAAAATGCTCAAGAAAATTGTATTAGATTTAGAAACCCAGAAATCATTTGAAGAAGTGGGAGGGCGCGGCAAAAATCACCTGTTAAAAATATCCGTTTGCGGCATCTATAATTATGCGACAGATGAGTATTTAATTTATGAAGAACATGAGCTGCCAAGGCTGGGTTCATTATTGCAGTCGGCCGACCAGATTATTGGATTTAATATCAAGCAGTTTGATTTTGAGGTTCTTCAGCCTTATCTGAATTTTGACATTAATTCGGTTCCTTATTACGACCTTTTAGAAGAGATAGACAAAGTGTTGGGCCATAAGATCAAATTGGAGTCAGTGGCACAGGGGAGTATTGGCAGCGGAAAATCTGGCAACGGCCTCGAAGCTTTGCTCTATTATAAAAACGGCAAAATGGATCTCCTTAAGAAATATTGTCTAGACGACGTCCGGGTGACTAAAGAGGTTTACGAATACGCATTAAAGAATCAGAAGCTATTATATAGAGATTACTTTGCGATTAAAGAAATCCCGATTAAGTGTGAGGAACCGCAGAGCCGGGTAGGGGTGACTCGCCAGGAAGTCCTTTTTTAATTTTATGAGTATATTGCAATCTCGTCGGTATGAAATTTTAGCAGTCGTGGCAATAGTCGTAGCTGTGGGAGCGATGGCGAAATTTATTTTTAGCGGAGATGTAATATTGCCGCAGTTTTTTGATATCGCCGGTTTGAGAATTTATTCGTACGGAATCATTTTGGCCGCAGCAATTTTGGCAGGATATTATTTAGCGCGGCGGAGAGCACAAAAATTTGGCCTCACTCTTGATCAGTTGGATTCTATTTCCTTAATACTAATTGTGGCCGGATTCATAGGTGCCCGACTGTATCATATCGTAACCGACTTCTCGTATTACCAAGCTAGCTGGCAGTCTGTGGTCTATGTTTGGAATGGAGGGCTTGGAATTTACGGAGCGATTATCGGCGGGTTATTGGGGTTATGGTGGTATAAGAGATCTCGATTGCCGGAATACTCTTTTCTGAAGCTTTTGGATTATCTTGCACCCTCGGTCTTGGCGGGCCAGATTGTCGGCCGCCTGGGGAACTTGTTCAATTATGAATTGTTCGGCGTGCCGACTAATTTGCCCTGGAAAATGTTTGTGCCTGCTGCCTTTCGGATTCCACCATACGAGACTTCTCAATTCTTTCACCCGCTCTTTTTATACGAAGCCTTAGCTGGTTTACTCATTCTATATATATTGATAAAATGGGTGAATCCTAAGCCGGGCCAGATTTTTTGGTTTTGGTTGGGATCTTACAGTATAGTGAGGCTTTTCGTAGAGATGATTCGCGCAGAAAATACTTACCTCTTTGGAATTCCTCAATACGCACTAGTTTCTACGCCGCTTATACTGATTTCATTAGTAATGCTTGTTAAATCGCGACATGAACCCCAGAAATCATAAGATATTTAGCGCCTTGTTTGCGGTTGCCTTTGTGGTAATCGTACAATGGTTTGCTAGTCCGATGCCGGTATTCCGTTTTTTAATTCCGGGGTTTTTAATTTATGTGGCGGCAATAATGGTCTATAACTGGCGCTTTTTAAAAAGCCGCGGTCATTACAATAAATGGCTGTTTTTACGCCTGCCAATTTTTTTAATTTTTTGGTTTAGCCTGTTGTTTGTAATTCCTCTAGGATTCGGCCGGGCTTTGTTCTTGTTGGTAAGCATTCCCGTAATCTTCTTTTTTGAAACTTTAATAGAAAATACCGGACAGCAGATAGGTTGGAATATTTTTCTGCTTTCTCTGGCTAGTTTGCTTATTGGGATGTATGGTTTTAATTTTTATTTCCCTCTCACCGGGTTGATT
It encodes:
- a CDS encoding segregation/condensation protein A, whose translation is MTQIKVQQFEGPLDLLLSLIEEQKLDITQIALAEVTEQFLSYVKQLEQIDATSLADYLNIAARLLVIKSKAILPSLEVETDDELEPEEDLTAKLILYKQFKEVAKHLKQLNNNKQQSYTRSLVFSERINFWPDPEVTAHTLHDSILNVLQQQGIGQPPKSQNPRSNFHSGKISHLQNRLAAISKPN
- a CDS encoding ribonuclease H-like domain-containing protein, with product MLKKIVLDLETQKSFEEVGGRGKNHLLKISVCGIYNYATDEYLIYEEHELPRLGSLLQSADQIIGFNIKQFDFEVLQPYLNFDINSVPYYDLLEEIDKVLGHKIKLESVAQGSIGSGKSGNGLEALLYYKNGKMDLLKKYCLDDVRVTKEVYEYALKNQKLLYRDYFAIKEIPIKCEEPQSRVGVTRQEVLF
- the lgt gene encoding prolipoprotein diacylglyceryl transferase, with amino-acid sequence MSILQSRRYEILAVVAIVVAVGAMAKFIFSGDVILPQFFDIAGLRIYSYGIILAAAILAGYYLARRRAQKFGLTLDQLDSISLILIVAGFIGARLYHIVTDFSYYQASWQSVVYVWNGGLGIYGAIIGGLLGLWWYKRSRLPEYSFLKLLDYLAPSVLAGQIVGRLGNLFNYELFGVPTNLPWKMFVPAAFRIPPYETSQFFHPLFLYEALAGLLILYILIKWVNPKPGQIFWFWLGSYSIVRLFVEMIRAENTYLFGIPQYALVSTPLILISLVMLVKSRHEPQKS
- the scpB gene encoding SMC-Scp complex subunit ScpB, with the protein product MNSLTSQIESLLFVSNKPLTVKAIAKFTGAEPEAIAQSLQELAQLRANSGVVLLDTGNEYQLATNSDNSDLVRGFLNSDLRESLTDATVEVLAIIAYRQPISKAEIESIRGVNSQYSIRALLMRGLIEKIPNPQDSRSSLYQITTEFLQQLGITSIADLPSFDELVRNIKLPDTPAAEEVITEVEISQPIAETEQEDENNL